In Candidatus Syntrophosphaera sp., the genomic stretch AAGGTTTTGCCGGCGTAGGAGATCTCCATGCCGAAGATGCGGTCCGCCTCGGTGGCATGGCCGACCGATTCATGGAGCTGCAGGGCCAGATGACCGCAGCCGATGATGATGTCCGCCTTTTCCTCCTCGATCGTGGGCGCTGAAAGCAGGTCGGTGGCTTCCTTGACGATGCGGCCGGTGTTCTCCGGAAATTTTTGCTGGTGGAAAAGCTCGAATCCGCCGCGTCCGGCGCTCATGTGCCCGGGCCAGGTGCGCGATTGGATTTGGTCGCCCTCAGCCGCGACCACTTCCATCATCGGCAGGGTGTTGTAATAGGAGGTGTGAGAATAGCTGCCTTCGCTGTTGGCATAGTATTTTTCCTGGCGCATGAACTGCGCGGCGACCAGCGAATGGACGATCTTTCCAGCCGGTTTGATCGCCTCAGCCAGCTTTTGCAGATAGCTGATCTTCTCCTCGCGGTCCATCTTGAAAGGATCGATCTCCGGCTGGTGGTGATAGGAAGCCTGGGTGGCATGCAACTCAGGGAAAGTGACCTTGCTGCGGGTGAAATTGCTGCCGTTGCGGGCGTTGGAGATGGCGCTGGCGATCAGGCGGTCCAGGGAAGCTTCGGAAAGGCGGTGCGATCCGGCAAAGCCCCAACATCCGTTGATCAGCACCCTGATCCCGATGGCGACGGAATCCATGCTGCTGCCGTAGTTGCGCAAAAAACCGTTCATGAAATAGAGCCCTTCGGTATCGGTCCGGGTCACGCGCACGTCGGCGAATGTGATGTCCGGGGCGTTG encodes the following:
- a CDS encoding TldD/PmbA family protein gives rise to the protein MEQLIKQTLNKLNAPDITFADVRVTRTDTEGLYFMNGFLRNYGSSMDSVAIGIRVLINGCWGFAGSHRLSEASLDRLIASAISNARNGSNFTRSKVTFPELHATQASYHHQPEIDPFKMDREEKISYLQKLAEAIKPAGKIVHSLVAAQFMRQEKYYANSEGSYSHTSYYNTLPMMEVVAAEGDQIQSRTWPGHMSAGRGGFELFHQQKFPENTGRIVKEATDLLSAPTIEEEKADIIIGCGHLALQLHESVGHATEADRIFGMEISYAGKTFIKPEMLGSFQYGSPLVNIYSDSTDPRGLGFHPVDDEGVPGKRLDIIKDGVLVNQQTSRQIAHLLGLEPSSNMKASYADDFPLVRMTNFCLAPGSGSLDDLIRDTEHGYLLDFTKTWSIDDNRNNFQFTTEIGWRIENGKITGIVKEPTYFGITKDFWNACDRVCGEEEWGYHSTFHCGKGEPGQVMQLSHGVAPARFRNINVSVKI